A genomic window from Micromonospora ferruginea includes:
- the dapF gene encoding diaminopimelate epimerase, protein MEFTKGHGTGNDFVILPDPDGTLDLTPGLVAALCDRRRGLGGDGVLRVVRAAKHPDGVALAGEAEWFMDYWNSDGSFAEMCGNGARVFVRYLLETGLVAPSGGTLPVATRAGLVRARVEGADVAVEMRRPRLHDAATATLGGLTLTGAAVDVGNPHLVCALPAALDLAGLDLTRAPEVDASVFPTGVNVEFTTPGGPVDGADAHVLMRVHERGSAETLSCGTGACAVAAVALRDADRETGVVAVDVPGGRLTVTVTPDSCWLSGPAVLVATGTLIPDALRP, encoded by the coding sequence GTGGAGTTCACCAAGGGTCACGGCACCGGCAACGACTTCGTCATCCTGCCCGACCCGGACGGCACGCTCGACCTGACGCCCGGCCTGGTCGCCGCGCTCTGCGACCGGCGGCGCGGGCTCGGCGGCGACGGCGTCCTGCGGGTGGTACGCGCCGCGAAGCACCCCGACGGCGTCGCGCTGGCCGGCGAGGCCGAGTGGTTCATGGACTACTGGAACTCCGACGGCTCGTTCGCCGAGATGTGCGGCAACGGTGCCCGGGTGTTCGTGCGCTACCTGCTGGAGACCGGGCTGGTCGCCCCGTCGGGCGGGACGTTGCCGGTGGCCACCCGGGCCGGTCTGGTCCGGGCGCGCGTCGAGGGCGCGGACGTGGCCGTCGAGATGCGGCGTCCCCGCCTGCACGACGCGGCCACCGCCACCCTGGGCGGGCTGACCCTGACCGGCGCGGCGGTGGACGTCGGCAACCCGCACCTGGTGTGCGCGCTGCCCGCCGCGCTGGACCTGGCCGGCCTGGACCTCACCCGCGCGCCGGAGGTCGACGCCTCGGTCTTCCCGACCGGGGTGAACGTCGAGTTCACCACGCCGGGCGGGCCGGTCGACGGCGCCGACGCGCACGTGCTGATGCGGGTCCACGAGCGGGGCTCGGCCGAGACGCTCTCGTGCGGCACCGGCGCGTGCGCGGTGGCGGCGGTGGCGCTGCGCGACGCCGACCGAGAGACCGGTGTGGTGGCGGTGGACGTGCCGGGCGGGCGCCTCACCGTCACCGTGACGCCCGACTCGTGCTGGCTGTCCGGCCCCGCCGTGCTGGTGGCCACCGGGACCCTCATTCCGGACGCCCTGCGCCCCTGA
- a CDS encoding ISL3 family transposase gives MRSVRVWARLFGVEQAVLEGVEFDAVESVVVARVRVRRGARHRCPHCRRRCAGYDAGVRRRWRALDLGTVRAVIEADAPRVSCRVHGVIVAAVPWARHGAGHTRAFDQVVAWLAVHAAKSVVSRLMRISWRTVGAIVARVWADTGDAVDRLDGLRRIGIDEVSYKKGHRYLSVVVDHDTGRLVWAAAGKSAATLHAFFDLLGPERAAAITHVSADGADWITTVVRRRCPNAVRCADPFHVVAWASDAVDRVRRQVWNAATGRGAGRRGVAVGEARLVKNTRWALWKNPNNLTDAQRATLAWIAKTHPRLHRAWALKEGLRYVFTLAKTSPPAAVEALDRWVEWARRSRIDIFVDLQRRVTRHRDAIIASITHGLSNGRIESVNAKIRLITRMAFGFHSPDALIALAMLNLGGHQPQLPNR, from the coding sequence GTGCGTTCGGTAAGGGTATGGGCTCGGTTGTTCGGGGTCGAGCAGGCGGTGCTCGAGGGTGTCGAGTTCGATGCGGTCGAGTCGGTGGTGGTGGCTCGGGTGCGGGTGCGGCGGGGTGCTCGGCATCGGTGTCCGCATTGTCGTCGTCGGTGTGCGGGGTATGACGCGGGTGTTCGGCGGCGGTGGCGGGCGTTGGATCTGGGGACGGTGCGGGCGGTGATCGAGGCCGATGCGCCGCGGGTGTCGTGTCGGGTGCATGGGGTGATCGTCGCGGCGGTGCCGTGGGCGCGTCATGGGGCGGGGCATACCCGGGCGTTCGATCAGGTGGTGGCGTGGTTGGCGGTGCACGCGGCGAAGTCGGTGGTGTCGCGGTTGATGCGGATCAGTTGGCGCACGGTGGGGGCGATCGTGGCGCGGGTGTGGGCTGACACCGGCGACGCGGTGGATCGCCTCGACGGGTTGCGTCGCATTGGTATCGACGAGGTCAGCTATAAGAAGGGCCACCGGTATCTGAGCGTGGTGGTCGACCACGACACCGGTCGACTGGTGTGGGCCGCTGCGGGCAAGAGCGCGGCCACGCTGCACGCGTTCTTCGACCTGCTCGGTCCCGAGCGGGCCGCCGCGATCACTCACGTGTCGGCCGACGGCGCGGACTGGATCACGACCGTGGTGCGGCGTCGTTGCCCGAACGCGGTGCGCTGCGCCGACCCGTTTCACGTCGTGGCGTGGGCCAGCGACGCCGTCGACCGGGTCCGCCGACAGGTATGGAACGCCGCGACCGGTCGGGGAGCAGGCCGCCGCGGGGTGGCCGTCGGCGAAGCGCGGCTGGTGAAGAACACCCGCTGGGCGCTATGGAAGAACCCGAACAACCTCACCGACGCCCAGCGGGCCACCCTCGCCTGGATCGCCAAGACCCACCCCCGCCTGCACCGAGCCTGGGCCCTCAAAGAAGGCCTGCGCTACGTGTTCACCCTGGCCAAAACCAGCCCACCAGCCGCGGTCGAAGCCCTCGACCGTTGGGTCGAATGGGCCCGCCGCAGCCGCATCGACATCTTCGTCGACCTACAACGCCGCGTCACGCGTCACCGCGACGCGATCATCGCCTCCATCACCCACGGCCTGTCCAACGGCCGCATCGAGTCCGTCAACGCCAAGATCCGCCTGATCACCCGGATGGCCTTCGGCTTCCACTCACCCGACGCCCTCATCGCCCTGGCCATGCTCAACCTCGGCGGCCACCAACCCCAACTCCCCAACCGGTGA
- the miaA gene encoding tRNA (adenosine(37)-N6)-dimethylallyltransferase MiaA, with the protein MAGAGRRGRRGGRRLARRAGLPPGALRRRLLRGELGAGVSVDGIVVAVVGPTAAGKSALSIALAHALGGEVVNADSMQLYRGMDVGTAKLTPAEREGVPHHLLDIWPVTEPASVAEYQKLARAAVDDILARGRVPLLVGGSGLYVRAVLEQFEFPGTDPALRERLEAELAEVGPGPLHARLAEADPEAAAGILPSNGRRIVRALEVIELTGAPFAASLPAPTPYYPSVQLGVDLDTARLDERIALRVDRMWADGLVDEVRTLVGEGLPAGRTAGRALGYHQVLRFLAGESTETEAYEETIRATRRFVRRQRSWFRRDPRVHWLDSAAPDVVDTALRVAAGDRG; encoded by the coding sequence CTGGCAGGTGCTGGCCGGCGCGGTCGGCGCGGCGGGCGGCGACTGGCGCGGCGAGCTGGGCTACCACCGGGCGCCCTACGGCGTCGCCTACTTCGTGGCGAACTGGGAGCGGGTGTGAGCGTGGACGGGATCGTCGTCGCGGTGGTCGGCCCGACCGCGGCCGGGAAGTCGGCGTTGAGCATCGCGCTGGCGCACGCCCTCGGCGGCGAGGTGGTCAACGCCGACTCGATGCAGCTCTACCGGGGCATGGACGTCGGCACCGCCAAGCTGACCCCGGCCGAGCGCGAGGGCGTGCCGCACCACCTGCTGGACATCTGGCCGGTGACCGAGCCGGCCAGCGTGGCGGAATACCAGAAGCTGGCCCGCGCGGCGGTCGACGACATCCTGGCCCGGGGGCGGGTGCCGCTGCTGGTCGGCGGCTCCGGGCTCTACGTGCGGGCGGTGCTGGAGCAGTTCGAGTTCCCCGGCACCGATCCGGCGCTGCGGGAACGGCTGGAGGCGGAGCTGGCCGAGGTGGGTCCGGGCCCGCTGCACGCCCGCCTGGCCGAGGCGGACCCGGAGGCGGCGGCCGGCATCCTGCCCAGCAACGGCCGGCGGATCGTCCGGGCGCTGGAGGTGATCGAGCTGACCGGCGCGCCGTTCGCCGCGTCGCTGCCGGCGCCCACGCCCTACTACCCGTCCGTGCAGCTCGGGGTCGACCTGGACACCGCCCGGCTGGACGAGCGGATCGCGCTGCGGGTGGACCGGATGTGGGCCGACGGCCTGGTCGACGAGGTGCGGACGCTGGTCGGCGAGGGGCTGCCCGCCGGGCGTACCGCCGGCCGGGCGCTCGGCTACCACCAGGTGCTGCGCTTCCTGGCCGGTGAGTCGACCGAGACCGAGGCGTACGAGGAGACGATCCGGGCGACCCGCCGCTTCGTGCGCCGGCAGCGCTCGTGGTTCCGGCGCGACCCGCGCGTGCACTGGCTCGACTCGGCCGCCCCCGACGTCGTCGACACGGCCCTGCGGGTGGCCGCCGGGGATCGGGGATGA